The Panthera uncia isolate 11264 chromosome B3 unlocalized genomic scaffold, Puncia_PCG_1.0 HiC_scaffold_1, whole genome shotgun sequence genome segment AGGAGTACAAGTTTTGAAGACAGTAGTCCCCTCCTGTCTCAGGATACAAGGAAGGAGAATGAAGGGATAGGTTTCAGCTAAGAGTGCTAAGAGTATGGGGTTGGGGGTGCCTCTTTCCACTGCTGAAAACCAGGGCTCATCTTTTCCTCCAAATCTGTCTCCCTTGCTTTAGCTCTTCAGCACCTGTTGCCTTCACTAGcagcttttcctcctcctcttccctgcaCTCCCAAGAACCAAAGAATGTGAAGGGGGTCCATGGAGGTGAGTGAAGAAGCTCTGGCTTGAACCTGCAAGTACTTACAACTatactcctctccctccctgtttctctctctctctgacttcccaTTATTAGAAGTTATGTCTGTGGCCCCAACAGCTCAATTCCCATTCACATCCCACCTCCCCCACGGTGAGTGGGAAGGGCACTTGGTGTTCTTGATTCAGGCCCCAACCCACCCTCCCTCGGGTGTTCTTCTGGCCTTCTGCGCCCTTGCTTTTCCCACAgctctcccttctccacccctTGCACTGTTACCATCTTTTTTCACAGGGCTCACGTCCCCGTGCCCCGGGCGGCCACTTAGCGCCCTCGCCGCCAGCATTCGACGGCGAACTGGATCTGCAGCGCTACTCCAACGGGCCAGGCGTGAGCGCCGGGTCTCCAGGGATGGGAGCAGTGGGCTGGTCCGAGAGTCGCGCAGGCGAAAGGCGCTTCCCCTGCCCTGTATGCGGGAAGCGCTTCCGCTTCAACTCTATCCTGGCTTTGCACCTGCGGGCGCACCCGGGCGCCCAGGCCTTCCAGTGCCCGCACTGTGGCCACCGCGCAGCGCAGCGGGCCCTGCTGCGCTCGCACCTGCGCACGCACCAGCCCGAGCGCCCGCGTAGCCCGGCCGCACGCCTGTTGCTGGAGTTGGAGGAGCGCGCGCTACTGCGCGAGGCCCGGCTGGGGAGAGCCCGAAGTTCAGGGGGCATGCAGTCCACCCCTGCCACCGAAGGCCTGGCGCGGCCCCAGGCTCCTTCGTCGTCCACTTTCCGTTGCCCTTTCTGCAAAGGCAAGTTTCGCACCGCGGCGGAGCGCGAACGCCACCTGCACATCCTGCACAGGCCCTGGAAGTGCGGCCTGTGCAGTTTTGGCTCCAGCCAGGAGGAGGAGCTGCTGCATCACAGCCTGACGGCCCACGGAGCTCCTGAGCGCCCCCTGGCGGCCTCCTCGGCTGcgccccagcctcagcctccaCCCCAACCTGAACCCAGATCGGTCCCAGAGTCTGAGCCGGAGCCCGAACGTGAGGCAGCTCCCGCCCCCGCTCCTGCTGCTCCCGAGGACCCCCCAGCACCCCCGGAGTTCCGCTGTCAAGTGTGTGGCCAGAGCTTTACGCAGTCCTGGTTTCTCAAGGGCCACATGCGCAAGCACAAGGCCTCCTTCGATCACGCGTGTCCCGTGTGTGGCCGCTGcttcaaggagccctggttccttaaGAACCACATGAAGGTGCACGCCAGCAAGCTGGGCCCGTTGCGTGCCCCGGGTCCTGGTTCCGGGGCGGCCCGGGCCCCTCAGCCTCCTGACCTGGGCCTGCTGGCCTATGAGCCACTGGGCCCCGCGCTCCTCTTGGCCCCAGCACCCACTCCGGCAGAGCGCCGTGAGCCTCCGAGTCTCCTGGGCTATCTGAGCCTTCGAGCTGGCGAGGCCCGGCCCAATGGTGAGGGCGCTGAGCCTGGGGCTGGCCGCAGCTTCGGAGGCTTCCGCCCACTGCCCTCCACTCTCCCGGCCCGGGCTCGCCGGCATCGCGCCGAGgagccagaggaggaagaggaggtggtGGAGGCGGAGGAGGAGACCTGGGCCCGGAGCAGGGCGTTGGGCCCTCTGGCTTCACTGCATCCCCGCCCAGGCGAGGGGCCAGGGCACTCTGCGCCTGCCGCGGGGACCCAAGCAAGGTCCACCGCCACGCAGGGTATGTAAGGGGTCTTTTCTCTCCAAGGTTTCCACACCCTGGGCCCACTCTGATGCCACCActgccctcctgtcccctcctttTAAAAAGACCTGTCTcttaattctccattttttttccgCTCCTGGAGGCCACTTTTCACAGGCACAGCACCACTCACAACAAATCCACCCCCTCAGGTTCCCTCAAATGTACTGTTTGCTTCTGGGCCTGGAGGGGAAGGAATCCTAAAGGGTGGGTGTGGGGACGCATGGCCCTGATAGGGTTAGGGCAAAGGGCCATTCTGACTTCCTTAATGTGTGTATTGCAGAAGAGAATGGGCTGTTAGTTGGAGGGTCCCGGCCTGAAGGGGGCCGGGGAGCCACAGGAAAGGATTGCCCCTTCTGTGGAAAATCTTTCCGCTCAGCGCATCACCTTAAAGTGCACCTGCGAGTGCACACAGGTGAGGGGACCAgtctctggggtggggagggaattggagggcaggaagagagatgaGAGGGGTACCAGATCCGGATTGCTGCTTTGTTAAAtcagagggggtggggtggcagtgtttgtttttttttttcttctggtccAGAGGGGTCTGTATCTAGAGCGAAATGTGGGTGGGGGTGAGCGGTGATTGTGCCTCTGTGACCCTGTCCCACCCGTTTCTCCAGGCGAGCGCCCCTACAAGTGTCCGCACTGCGACTACGCGGGCACCCAATCCGGCTCGCTCAAGTATCACCTGCAGCGCCACCACCGAGAGCAGAGAAGCGGAGCAGGCCCCGGACCGCCCCCGGAGCCACCGCCCCCTTCCCAGCGGGGTTCCGCACAGCCGTCGGGAGCCAAGACGGCTCCGCAGCCTGCGACCTGGGTGGAGGGCGCGGCGAACCCCCGGCCCCCTTCGAGCGCTGCGCCGGGGTCCCGTCGGAAGCCTGCCAGCCCTGGGAGGACCCTGCGCAACGGGCGAGGCGGTGAGGCCGAACCCCTGGACCTGTCCCTGCGGGCGGGGCCAGGAGGCGAGGCTGGGCCGGGGGGTGCCCTCCACCGATGCCTCTTCTGCCCCTTCGCCACTGGAGCGCCTGAGCTCATGGCCTTGCACCTGCAAGTGCACCACAGCCGCAGGGCTCGGGGCCGCAGGCCGCCCCAGGCCGATGCGTCCCCGTCCTACACCCCTGTACAGTCGGGAGAGACCCCTCCCAGTCCTCcgcaggaaggggaggagggcccCGGGCTGTCGAGATCAGgagaggcggggctggggggacaGGAACGGTAGGGAGCCCTCTTAGGGGCGGTTAGCTTAGTGAGCTTACCC includes the following:
- the ZNF219 gene encoding zinc finger protein 219, with protein sequence MEGSRPRAPGGHLAPSPPAFDGELDLQRYSNGPGVSAGSPGMGAVGWSESRAGERRFPCPVCGKRFRFNSILALHLRAHPGAQAFQCPHCGHRAAQRALLRSHLRTHQPERPRSPAARLLLELEERALLREARLGRARSSGGMQSTPATEGLARPQAPSSSTFRCPFCKGKFRTAAERERHLHILHRPWKCGLCSFGSSQEEELLHHSLTAHGAPERPLAASSAAPQPQPPPQPEPRSVPESEPEPEREAAPAPAPAAPEDPPAPPEFRCQVCGQSFTQSWFLKGHMRKHKASFDHACPVCGRCFKEPWFLKNHMKVHASKLGPLRAPGPGSGAARAPQPPDLGLLAYEPLGPALLLAPAPTPAERREPPSLLGYLSLRAGEARPNGEGAEPGAGRSFGGFRPLPSTLPARARRHRAEEPEEEEEVVEAEEETWARSRALGPLASLHPRPGEGPGHSAPAAGTQARSTATQEENGLLVGGSRPEGGRGATGKDCPFCGKSFRSAHHLKVHLRVHTGERPYKCPHCDYAGTQSGSLKYHLQRHHREQRSGAGPGPPPEPPPPSQRGSAQPSGAKTAPQPATWVEGAANPRPPSSAAPGSRRKPASPGRTLRNGRGGEAEPLDLSLRAGPGGEAGPGGALHRCLFCPFATGAPELMALHLQVHHSRRARGRRPPQADASPSYTPVQSGETPPSPPQEGEEGPGLSRSGEAGLGGQER